A genome region from Chengkuizengella sp. SCS-71B includes the following:
- a CDS encoding LysM domain-containing protein, with the protein MKIHIIKKGETLEQLCKKYEADINKVLEINSSFRGSELQPGQKLKIPSRTKHLKFEKRNQKEFKTHQVNEKAVEDNVPTGKHKDLFDEFNVPATEVGNFYDVPPVPELNEIETKSFKKNKQFQFEQNNNLFNPQTPYDTVNQQQFQYPQFQNQMQHEHASNQWWTSYSQPTNLEQPHMINPYMSFVNTHHYIPGNENLMNYPSNQMPMHQQASNSTASPRTNQPEKTASEPKKNSSDKKVKESKVRAKNSLENEKPAKKESSKAKVRNSNKRKSKKNSERITKSKNKPWINL; encoded by the coding sequence GTGAAAATCCACATTATCAAAAAGGGAGAGACGTTGGAGCAATTATGTAAAAAGTATGAAGCAGATATAAATAAAGTGCTTGAAATAAATTCATCCTTTCGAGGGAGTGAACTTCAGCCTGGTCAAAAATTAAAAATTCCTTCTAGAACTAAACATCTTAAGTTCGAAAAAAGGAATCAAAAAGAATTCAAAACACATCAGGTGAATGAAAAAGCAGTTGAAGATAATGTTCCAACAGGAAAGCATAAAGATTTGTTTGATGAATTTAATGTTCCTGCTACAGAAGTAGGAAATTTTTATGATGTTCCACCAGTTCCAGAATTAAATGAAATAGAAACAAAATCATTTAAAAAAAATAAACAATTTCAATTTGAACAGAACAACAATTTATTCAATCCTCAGACGCCTTATGACACAGTGAATCAGCAGCAGTTTCAATATCCGCAATTTCAGAACCAAATGCAACATGAGCATGCATCAAATCAATGGTGGACTTCATATTCTCAACCTACAAATCTCGAACAACCACATATGATTAATCCATATATGTCATTTGTGAATACACATCATTATATCCCAGGAAATGAAAACTTGATGAATTATCCGAGCAATCAAATGCCTATGCATCAACAAGCATCTAACAGTACTGCAAGTCCAAGAACAAATCAACCAGAAAAAACAGCTTCTGAACCTAAAAAAAACTCATCAGATAAGAAGGTAAAGGAAAGCAAAGTGAGAGCAAAAAACAGCTTAGAGAATGAAAAACCTGCAAAAAAGGAGTCATCTAAAGCTAAAGTCAGAAACTCTAATAAACGAAAGTCGAAAAAAAACAGTGAACGTATAACTAAATCAAAAAATAAACCTTGGATAAATTTATAA
- the ilvE gene encoding branched-chain-amino-acid transaminase, translating into MAQWIYLNGEFVNKEDAKISVYDHGYLYGDGIFEGIRVYGGNIFKCKEHMDRLYDGAKSIMLEIPLSYEEMQQALIEAVKKNEIIDGYIRLVISRGTGDLGLDPRRCPSANIIIIVEQLSIYSEEDYLNGLKIVSVSTRRNIPDAMNPKIKSLNYLNNVLVKIQANLAGVGEALMLNSDGFVAEGSGDNIFIVKDGIIITPPSYIGALEGITRAAIIDICNQHGYIVKEQPFTLHDVYVADEVFLTGTAAEVIATREVDGRIIGEGKAGPITMHLLKEFRRIVNKDGVQVYK; encoded by the coding sequence ATGGCACAATGGATTTATTTAAATGGGGAATTTGTAAACAAAGAGGACGCTAAAATATCTGTGTATGATCATGGTTATTTATATGGTGATGGTATTTTTGAAGGCATCCGTGTCTATGGAGGAAATATTTTCAAGTGTAAAGAACATATGGATCGATTGTATGACGGAGCGAAGTCCATTATGTTAGAGATTCCGTTATCTTATGAAGAAATGCAGCAAGCTTTAATTGAAGCTGTGAAAAAAAATGAAATTATAGATGGTTATATCCGATTAGTCATTTCAAGAGGAACTGGTGATCTCGGTTTAGATCCTCGTAGATGTCCAAGTGCAAATATTATTATTATTGTAGAGCAACTATCTATTTATTCTGAAGAAGATTATTTAAATGGGCTAAAAATTGTTTCAGTTTCTACACGTAGAAATATTCCGGATGCTATGAATCCAAAAATAAAGTCTTTAAATTATTTAAACAATGTTTTAGTAAAGATTCAGGCCAATTTAGCAGGTGTCGGGGAAGCGCTGATGTTGAATTCAGATGGGTTTGTTGCAGAGGGATCTGGTGATAATATATTTATCGTAAAAGATGGAATAATTATAACACCGCCATCTTACATTGGAGCACTTGAAGGAATCACACGAGCAGCAATCATTGATATTTGTAACCAACATGGGTATATTGTTAAAGAACAACCTTTTACACTTCATGATGTATATGTTGCTGATGAAGTATTTCTAACAGGTACAGCAGCAGAAGTGATCGCTACACGAGAGGTTGATGGTCGTATTATTGGTGAGGGTAAGGCGGGACCTATTACGATGCATTTGTTAAAGGAGTTTAGAAGAATTGTAAATAAGGATGGAGTTCAAGTTTATAAATAA
- the pheA gene encoding prephenate dehydratase has protein sequence MKKIAFLGPEGTVSEESTRYFFSDMTVELVPFKLISDVFLATESGKTNYSVIPIENAIEGSVSLHMDWLVHEVDLPIQAEWTYPSRQNLIGNAKELGSDLSNIKKVYSHPVAIAQCKPYLKSHLPDVEFEYVSTAEGVRIVKNNPNKGYTAIGTDLAAKKYGLNVLSKHIHEHDDNFTRFMLVGKESLTEIKKTKHIKTSILVTLPEDYPGALHQVLSTFAWRRINLSRIESRPTKKKLGSYYFYIEIEESLDSILLTAAIQEIEAIGCKVRTLGCFPSFSYVND, from the coding sequence ATGAAAAAGATCGCATTTTTAGGTCCAGAGGGTACGGTTAGTGAAGAGAGTACTCGGTATTTTTTTTCAGATATGACTGTTGAATTAGTACCATTTAAATTAATTTCTGATGTTTTTTTAGCAACAGAATCTGGAAAAACAAATTATAGTGTAATCCCTATTGAAAATGCAATTGAAGGATCTGTAAGCCTTCATATGGATTGGTTAGTGCATGAAGTGGATCTGCCTATCCAAGCTGAGTGGACTTATCCATCTAGGCAAAATTTGATAGGGAATGCTAAGGAGCTTGGATCTGATTTATCAAATATAAAAAAGGTGTACTCGCATCCAGTAGCCATTGCTCAATGTAAACCTTATCTTAAATCACATCTGCCAGATGTTGAGTTTGAATATGTAAGTACAGCTGAGGGGGTTAGAATTGTAAAAAACAACCCTAATAAAGGGTATACAGCGATTGGTACTGATTTAGCTGCTAAAAAGTATGGTTTAAATGTATTATCAAAACATATTCATGAACATGACGATAACTTTACTCGTTTCATGTTAGTTGGTAAAGAATCTTTAACTGAAATAAAAAAGACAAAACATATAAAAACAAGCATACTAGTTACATTACCTGAAGATTACCCAGGTGCTTTACATCAAGTATTATCCACTTTTGCCTGGCGGAGAATTAACTTGTCTAGAATCGAATCGAGACCTACTAAGAAAAAATTAGGAAGTTATTATTTTTATATTGAAATCGAAGAAAGTCTGGATTCTATTTTATTGACGGCTGCTATTCAAGAAATAGAAGCTATTGGGTGTAAAGTACGTACATTAGGCTGCTTTCCTAGTTTTTCATATGTGAATGATTAA
- the thrB gene encoding homoserine kinase, with amino-acid sequence MNEMKKIRVKIPASTANLGPGFDTIGMALDLYTWIEMSFSEKTKIHLYGENLKGVAEDKNNLIYQVAQRVLLKAGVKQPNLEISIYSDIPLTRGLGSSASAIVGALIAANALIDNPLSDDELFQMATTIENHPDNVGASLFGGLIVSNWNGIRAEYIRIEPNPQLEILTVIPEFELATQKSRDILPDQIPFPDAVYNVSHSSLLVAALCTGKLELIQHAMKDRLHQPYRTTLIPGMKTILDQAVQHGALGAALSGAGPTLVVLVDRNSSEKTNLEDFVISHFKRENIAVKTLWLNPCQKGAQVIPQQHSFPFHIEKLKEEASMKGEFKS; translated from the coding sequence ATGAATGAAATGAAAAAAATACGTGTGAAAATCCCTGCTAGCACAGCGAATTTAGGTCCAGGGTTTGATACGATTGGTATGGCGTTGGATTTGTACACTTGGATTGAAATGAGTTTTTCTGAAAAAACAAAAATTCATCTATATGGTGAGAATTTAAAAGGTGTGGCTGAAGATAAAAACAATTTGATTTATCAAGTAGCTCAAAGAGTTTTACTGAAAGCAGGGGTTAAGCAACCAAATCTAGAAATTAGTATATATAGTGATATCCCATTAACAAGAGGATTAGGTAGTAGCGCTTCCGCAATTGTAGGTGCACTAATTGCAGCGAATGCTTTGATTGATAATCCTTTATCAGATGATGAATTGTTCCAAATGGCGACGACTATTGAGAATCATCCTGATAATGTAGGCGCTTCGTTATTTGGTGGTTTAATCGTTTCCAATTGGAATGGGATAAGGGCAGAATATATACGTATTGAGCCTAATCCTCAACTAGAAATATTAACAGTTATACCTGAATTTGAATTAGCCACCCAAAAATCGAGGGATATTTTACCAGATCAGATCCCTTTTCCAGATGCTGTCTATAACGTAAGTCATTCTTCTTTACTTGTTGCAGCATTATGTACAGGTAAATTAGAGCTTATTCAGCATGCTATGAAAGACAGATTACACCAACCTTATCGGACTACTCTTATTCCTGGTATGAAAACGATATTGGATCAAGCCGTACAACATGGTGCCCTAGGTGCTGCTTTAAGTGGTGCAGGACCCACTCTGGTGGTTTTAGTGGATAGAAATAGCAGCGAAAAAACAAACCTAGAGGATTTTGTGATCAGTCATTTTAAGAGAGAGAATATTGCGGTTAAAACGTTATGGTTAAACCCTTGTCAAAAAGGTGCTCAGGTTATACCGCAACAACATTCCTTTCCTTTCCATATTGAGAAACTAAAAGAAGAGGCATCTATGAAAGGAGAATTTAAATCATGA
- the thrC gene encoding threonine synthase, which translates to MKYEGLLKAHKEFLPINKNTPLITLHEGNTPLIRADQLSKELSINLYLKYEGLNPTGSFKDRGMVMAVAKAKEEGSQTVMCASTGNTSAAAAAYAARAGLNCIVIIPNNHIALGKLAQAIIYGAKVIAIEGNFDRALEIVREITEKHPITLVNSVNPYRIEGQKTAAFEVCEQLDQVPDVLAIPVGNAGNITAYWKGFKEYYEKGKSKSLPKMVGFEAEGSMAIVKGEPIKDPETIATAIRIGNPASWDGAVNAAEESKGQINYVTDEEILDAYKQLAGKEGVFCEPASAASVAGVMKLHKQGYFSIDETVVCVLTGNGLKDPNTAIDSVHVQPLVVNDTEEAVMEAISKLTKQKVGQE; encoded by the coding sequence ATGAAATATGAAGGACTGCTGAAGGCACATAAAGAATTTTTACCTATTAATAAAAATACACCTTTGATCACACTTCATGAAGGAAATACACCTTTAATTCGTGCTGATCAATTATCCAAAGAATTAAGTATAAATTTATATCTAAAATACGAAGGGTTAAATCCCACAGGCTCTTTTAAAGATCGTGGGATGGTAATGGCAGTTGCAAAAGCGAAGGAAGAAGGAAGTCAGACAGTAATGTGTGCTTCTACTGGAAACACTTCTGCAGCAGCAGCAGCTTATGCAGCAAGAGCCGGATTAAATTGTATTGTTATTATTCCGAATAATCATATAGCACTAGGTAAATTGGCACAAGCCATTATATATGGTGCAAAAGTGATTGCGATTGAAGGTAATTTTGACAGAGCATTGGAAATCGTTCGAGAAATTACAGAAAAACATCCAATTACACTGGTTAATTCAGTAAATCCATATCGAATTGAAGGACAAAAAACAGCAGCTTTCGAAGTTTGTGAACAACTGGATCAAGTTCCAGATGTATTAGCAATTCCAGTCGGAAATGCTGGGAATATTACGGCTTATTGGAAAGGTTTTAAAGAGTATTATGAAAAAGGGAAATCTAAATCTTTACCAAAGATGGTCGGATTTGAAGCAGAAGGTTCTATGGCTATTGTGAAAGGGGAACCGATTAAAGATCCAGAAACAATTGCTACGGCAATTCGGATTGGAAATCCTGCTAGTTGGGATGGAGCTGTGAATGCAGCGGAAGAATCTAAAGGTCAAATCAATTATGTTACTGATGAGGAGATTTTAGATGCGTATAAACAGCTCGCTGGCAAGGAAGGTGTATTTTGTGAACCAGCTTCTGCTGCATCAGTAGCAGGTGTAATGAAACTACACAAGCAAGGGTATTTTTCAATAGATGAAACGGTTGTTTGTGTGCTCACAGGAAATGGATTAAAGGATCCAAATACTGCTATTGATAGTGTGCATGTACAACCACTTGTTGTAAATGATACAGAAGAAGCGGTGATGGAAGCAATTTCAAAACTAACAAAACAAAAGGTTGGGCAAGAATGA